Proteins encoded within one genomic window of Hemitrygon akajei chromosome 13, sHemAka1.3, whole genome shotgun sequence:
- the LOC140738022 gene encoding homeobox protein Nkx-3.2-like, with the protein MALRGNTLNPFSIQAILTRKEENRHTKNLGVSCFSSATCWKMLDNLNSCPKMNPSSGRIETNGDLPSEQLCCDSDSGVSDENDSKNLSICNSERELDIPAASSLQAKPTKEVRSSLSEETEKRDSKDHLCNRGRAESLSAPSPVDEELKSGQTPDQPKQRKKRSRAAFSHAQVFELERRFNHQRYLSGPERADLAASLKLTETQVKIWFQNRRYKTKRRQLAADLMASAPAAKKVAVKVLIRDDQRQYNPGELLRPSLLSLQPSYQYYPFTYCLPAWTVAACSGTQ; encoded by the exons ATGGCTCTTCGTGGTAATACCTTGAACCCATTCTCCATCCAGGCTATTTTAACGAGAAAGGAAGAGAATCGACACACGAAGAATTTGGGCGTGTCCTGCTTTTCGTCTGCTACCTGTTGGAAGATGTTGGACAATTTGAATTCCTGTCCAAAGATGAATCCCTCCTCCGGGAGAATCGAGACAAACGGCGATCTGCCGAGTGAACAGCTCTGTTGTGACTCGGATTCGGGCGTCAGCGATGAAAATGACAGTAAAAACCTGTCTATTTGCAACTCGGAAAGGGAGTTAGATATTCCTGCAGCCAGTTCGTTACAGGCGAAGCCAACGAAGGAAGTGCGATCTAGTCTCAGTGAAGAGACCGAGAAACGCGACAGTAAGGACCATCTGTGTAACCGGGGGAGAGCAGAAAGTTTATCAG CTCCAAGTCCAGTTGACGAAGAGTTGAAATCGGGCCAAACCCCGGACCAACCCAAACAGAGGAAGAAACGCTCCCGAGCCGCCTTCTCCCACGCTCAGGTATTCGAGCTCGAACGCCGCTTCAATCACCAAAGATACCTCTCGGGTCCCGAGCGCGCGGATCTGGCTGCCTCTCTTAAACTCACGGAAACTCAGGTCAAAATCTGGTTTCAGAACCGCAGGTACAAAACCAAACGCCGCCAGCTTGCTGCTGACCTGATGGCCTCGGCCCCAGCAGCAAAGAAAGTGGCGGTGAAAGTGTTAATCCGAGACGATCAAAGACAGTATAACCCGGGAGAATTGCTAAGACCTTCACTGCTTTCTCTTCAGCCATCTTACCAGTACTATCCATTCACCTATTGCCTGCCTGCGTGGACAGTGGCTGCTTGTTCAGGAACTCAATAG